The following are encoded in a window of Staphylococcus piscifermentans genomic DNA:
- a CDS encoding acetate kinase, with protein sequence MSNLVLAINAGSSSLKFQLIEMPEEKLVSKGLIERIGLKGSKITVEYDGRKFTDEKEINDHVQAVNVMLDNLIDLGIIRDINDIDGTGHRVVHGGELFPESALVTNDVEKQIESLTELAPLHNPANLMGIRAFRKLLPGIPHVAVFDTSFHQTMPEQAYLYSLPFHYYKDYGIRKYGFHGTSHKYVSQRAAEILGKPIEELRIISCHIGNGASIAAIDGGESVDTSMGFTPLAGVTMGTRSGDIDPALIPYIMEKTGKSAEAVLDILNKESGLLGISGTSSDLRDLEQDAEEGKTRAQLALDVFASRIHKYIGSYAAKMHGVDVVIFTAGVGENSDEVRARVLEGLEFMGVYWDPKKNSQLHGTEGFINYPHSPVKVMVIPTNEEVMIARDAVKFGSL encoded by the coding sequence ATGTCAAATTTAGTTTTAGCGATTAACGCAGGCAGCTCATCATTGAAATTTCAACTTATCGAAATGCCTGAAGAAAAATTAGTCAGTAAAGGCTTAATTGAAAGAATCGGTCTTAAAGGCTCAAAGATAACTGTTGAATACGATGGACGTAAATTCACTGATGAAAAGGAAATTAATGACCACGTACAAGCTGTTAATGTCATGTTAGATAACTTAATTGATTTAGGTATTATTCGTGACATCAATGATATCGATGGAACAGGCCACCGTGTGGTACATGGCGGCGAACTTTTCCCTGAATCAGCATTAGTAACAAATGATGTGGAAAAACAAATTGAATCTTTAACAGAACTTGCACCTTTGCACAACCCGGCCAACTTAATGGGTATCCGTGCATTCCGTAAGTTATTGCCAGGCATTCCGCATGTGGCAGTATTCGATACATCATTCCATCAAACTATGCCTGAACAAGCTTATTTATACAGCTTACCGTTCCACTATTATAAAGACTATGGTATTCGTAAATACGGTTTCCATGGCACAAGTCATAAATATGTATCACAACGTGCAGCTGAAATTCTCGGTAAACCAATTGAAGAATTACGTATTATCTCATGTCATATCGGTAATGGTGCTTCAATCGCTGCAATCGACGGCGGCGAATCGGTAGATACTTCAATGGGCTTCACACCTTTAGCAGGTGTAACAATGGGTACACGTTCAGGTGATATTGACCCAGCCTTAATTCCGTACATTATGGAAAAAACAGGTAAAAGCGCTGAAGCCGTATTAGATATCTTGAATAAAGAATCAGGTCTACTTGGTATTTCTGGTACTTCAAGTGACTTGCGTGATTTAGAACAAGATGCGGAAGAAGGTAAAACACGTGCACAACTTGCTTTAGATGTGTTTGCATCTCGTATTCATAAATATATCGGCTCTTATGCAGCAAAAATGCATGGTGTGGATGTCGTTATCTTTACTGCAGGAGTAGGAGAAAACTCCGATGAAGTCCGTGCCCGTGTATTAGAAGGATTAGAATTCATGGGTGTGTATTGGGATCCTAAGAAAAATTCTCAGTTACATGGCACAGAAGGATTTATCAATTATCCTCACTCACCAGTAAAAGTCATGGTAATACCAACAAATGAAGAAGTTATGATAGCAAGAGACGCTGTTAAATTCGGCAGTCTATAA
- a CDS encoding universal stress protein, which yields MLTYKHILIAVDGSQEAEWAFNKAVEVAKRNDAKLIITNVIDSRTYTSYEVYDVQFTEKSKQFSEELLKGYKEFAHEEGVKDVETLLEFGSPKAIIPKKIAKEVDADLVICGTSGLNAVERFIVGSVSEAIVRHSPCDVLVVRTEEMPEDFQPQVATEELRKQYQAK from the coding sequence ATGTTAACTTACAAACATATTTTAATCGCTGTTGATGGATCGCAAGAAGCTGAATGGGCATTCAATAAAGCGGTGGAAGTTGCAAAACGTAATGATGCTAAACTCATTATTACAAATGTTATTGATTCAAGAACTTATACTTCTTATGAGGTATATGATGTACAATTCACTGAGAAATCTAAACAATTCTCTGAAGAATTACTTAAAGGGTACAAAGAATTTGCTCATGAAGAAGGCGTGAAAGATGTAGAAACATTATTAGAGTTTGGTTCTCCTAAAGCAATTATTCCTAAGAAAATTGCTAAAGAAGTCGATGCAGACTTAGTAATTTGCGGTACATCTGGTTTAAACGCAGTTGAAAGATTTATCGTAGGTTCAGTTTCTGAAGCAATTGTACGTCACTCACCTTGTGATGTTTTGGTAGTACGTACTGAAGAAATGCCTGAAGATTTCCAACCGCAAGTTGCGACTGAAGAATTACGTAAACAATATCAAGCTAAATAA
- the ald gene encoding alanine dehydrogenase — translation MKIGIPKEIKNNENRVGLSPSGVHALVEKGHTVLVEHTAGEGSFFTDEDYKAVGADIVNSAGEAWDVEMVIKVKEPIKEEYQYFREDLILFTYLHLANDKELTEALAENKVVAIAYETVQLPDNSLPLLTPMSEVAGRMAAQIGAQFLQKFYGGKGILLSGIPGVPKGNVTIIGGGQAGTNAAKIALGLGANVTILDVNPKRLQELEDLFDGRVNTIMSNPLNIEEAVVNSDFVIGAVLIPGAKAPKLVTEDMVKQMKDGSVMVDIAIDQGGIFETSDHVTTHDDPTYIKHGVVHYAVANMPGAVPRTSTVGLNNATLPYALQIANKGYLNALRDNQPLSLGLNVYDGKVTNEGVAKALDLPYTPVDKALV, via the coding sequence ATGAAAATAGGTATTCCAAAAGAGATAAAAAATAATGAAAACAGAGTAGGTTTATCACCAAGTGGTGTGCATGCATTAGTAGAGAAAGGGCATACGGTGCTTGTCGAACACACTGCTGGAGAAGGTTCATTCTTTACGGATGAAGATTATAAAGCTGTAGGTGCTGATATTGTAAACAGCGCTGGAGAAGCTTGGGATGTAGAAATGGTTATCAAGGTTAAGGAACCAATCAAAGAAGAATATCAATACTTCAGAGAAGACTTAATCTTATTCACTTATTTACACTTGGCAAACGATAAAGAATTGACAGAAGCATTAGCTGAAAATAAAGTTGTAGCAATTGCTTATGAAACAGTTCAATTGCCAGATAACTCTTTACCATTATTAACACCAATGAGTGAAGTTGCAGGAAGAATGGCTGCGCAAATCGGTGCGCAATTCTTGCAAAAATTCTATGGCGGTAAAGGTATCTTACTTTCTGGTATTCCTGGCGTTCCTAAAGGTAATGTAACAATTATCGGTGGTGGCCAAGCAGGTACAAACGCTGCTAAAATCGCTTTAGGTTTAGGTGCAAACGTAACCATCTTAGACGTTAACCCTAAACGTTTACAAGAGCTTGAAGATTTATTTGATGGACGTGTTAACACTATTATGTCTAACCCATTAAATATTGAAGAAGCTGTAGTAAACAGTGACTTTGTAATTGGTGCAGTATTAATTCCTGGTGCAAAAGCTCCAAAATTAGTTACTGAAGACATGGTTAAACAAATGAAAGACGGTTCTGTTATGGTTGATATCGCTATTGACCAAGGCGGAATCTTCGAAACATCTGACCATGTGACAACTCATGATGATCCAACTTACATCAAACATGGTGTTGTGCATTATGCAGTTGCAAACATGCCTGGTGCGGTTCCACGTACTTCAACAGTTGGTTTAAACAATGCAACATTACCTTATGCATTGCAAATTGCAAACAAAGGTTATTTAAATGCATTACGTGATAACCAACCATTATCATTAGGATTAAATGTTTACGACGGCAAAGTAACTAACGAAGGCGTCGCTAAAGCACTTGATCTTCCGTATACACCAGTAGATAAAGCATTAGTTTAA